The Gemmatimonadota bacterium genome has a segment encoding these proteins:
- a CDS encoding amino acid permease: MSEPHAKPSRPTLRKSLGLFDGITILVGITIGAGIFSAPQIIAGFTGSFTPILWLWIAGGAFIFLGGLVYAELGSRMPDTGGEYMYISRAFGPFAGFMFGWSQLFIIRTSPLAGLAIVTVNYFTYFVEMTHVERIAVALFIILLLTILNYVGVHRAGFYQRLTTVLKVSGLMLLVVLGFTLDYGGENLLGTAAAPTGTLGPVGNIIAAAFMVVFAYMGFERVGYSAGEMKDPRRTIPLTMFVGITSIVLIYVLANLLYHQTLGMEGVRSSSIVASDTAVLLLGPLGAGFIAVTVMISTTGSMNGTFMTATRVYYAMARDGLFFKWLDYIHPVYRTPSRAIIAHAVWGTVILLFRGTFETIMAGMVFAVLIFFGANTLALFRLRRMGVGADGGFRVPLYPWTPALFLAGIVVLVLLRATFEWYNSLIDLAFIVTGLPFWLIWRKTRGQARA; this comes from the coding sequence ATGTCCGAACCGCACGCAAAACCATCCCGCCCCACGCTGCGCAAGTCCCTGGGGCTATTCGACGGCATCACCATCCTGGTGGGCATCACCATCGGGGCCGGGATCTTCTCGGCGCCCCAGATCATCGCGGGTTTCACCGGGTCCTTCACGCCCATCCTCTGGCTCTGGATCGCGGGCGGTGCCTTCATTTTCCTGGGCGGCCTGGTCTACGCGGAACTGGGCAGCCGGATGCCGGACACGGGCGGCGAGTACATGTACATCAGCCGCGCTTTTGGTCCCTTTGCCGGGTTCATGTTCGGCTGGTCCCAGCTGTTCATCATCCGCACCAGTCCCCTCGCCGGCCTGGCCATCGTGACCGTCAACTATTTTACCTATTTCGTCGAGATGACGCACGTCGAACGCATCGCCGTCGCCCTGTTCATCATCCTGCTGCTGACCATCCTGAACTACGTGGGCGTACACCGGGCCGGTTTCTACCAGCGCCTGACCACGGTGCTCAAGGTCTCCGGCCTGATGCTCCTCGTCGTGCTTGGATTCACGCTGGATTACGGGGGCGAGAACCTGCTGGGCACCGCCGCGGCGCCGACCGGTACGCTGGGGCCCGTCGGCAATATCATCGCCGCCGCCTTCATGGTAGTCTTCGCCTACATGGGATTCGAACGGGTGGGCTACTCGGCGGGAGAGATGAAGGACCCCCGGCGCACCATACCCCTGACCATGTTCGTGGGGATCACCTCGATCGTCCTGATCTATGTCCTCGCGAATCTCCTCTATCACCAGACCCTGGGCATGGAAGGCGTCCGGTCGAGCAGCATCGTGGCCTCGGACACGGCCGTCCTGCTGCTGGGCCCTCTCGGCGCTGGGTTCATCGCCGTCACCGTCATGATCTCCACGACAGGCAGCATGAACGGGACCTTCATGACCGCCACACGGGTCTATTACGCCATGGCCCGGGATGGACTATTCTTCAAGTGGCTGGACTACATCCATCCCGTGTACCGCACGCCATCGCGGGCCATCATCGCCCATGCCGTGTGGGGAACGGTCATCCTGCTGTTCCGGGGAACCTTCGAGACCATCATGGCGGGGATGGTGTTCGCGGTGCTCATCTTCTTCGGGGCCAACACCCTGGCCCTGTTCAGGCTTCGCCGGATGGGCGTCGGCGCCGACGGCGGGTTCCGGGTGCCGCTTTACCCCTGGACGCCGGCCCTCTTCCTGGCGGGCATCGTCGTCCTCGTCCTGCTGCGCGCCACCTTCGAATGGTACAACTCCCTGATCGACCTCGCATTTATCGTTACCGGCCTGCCGTTCTGGTTGATCTGGCGCAAAACGAGGGGCCAGGCCCGGGCGTAA